The Lentimicrobiaceae bacterium DNA window CCAGGTGCAAATTATTTAGCCTTAGATGCAGATTTAAAAGAACGCATTTTGTCTTATCAAGGCAACAAAATTCTTTCACAAATTCGGGATAATTGTCAATTTAAGAAACCTAATACAATATTGCAACTTCATGTTGGACCTGTTGCTTCTGTTGCTGGTGTAACAGAAAATAGAGAAATTGTTGAGGAGTTAGAAAAACATCAAAGGAAGATTATTGGAATTGAAATGGAAACCTACGGAGTTTTTTACAGCGCCAATAATTGTTCTAACCCTAAACCAAAGGTTATTTCGATAAAGTCAATTTCTGATTTTGCAAATACCGATAAAAATGATATTTATCAAGAATATGCTTCTTATACTAGTTCAGAATTTATGTATCAGTTCGTTTTAAATGAATTATAATATACCTATTTGCAAGCACATTGCCATAGCCCCACGAGCCAACGCTTCAAACAAAGCTTTGTCAAAGAGCTTGCAAAGCCAACGTACCGAGAGAAATTGTTTTAAAAATTTGCCGACACATAAAAAAATAAAAAAACGCGGACACACGAGCTGTCTGAAAAGACAGAAAGTAAAATGACAATGATACGGAAACTGAATAATGACAATGGTTTACAAGACTGGAAGACAGAACACCAGGCGGTAACAGGCGGTATATTTTATTGCCGAGTTACTGCGGGTTTCAACGTTTCTGCATCTAATAAACTTTCGTGTAACTTGACAGGACAGTGCTTCGAAATCGGCAACAAAAACATACCGCCAAACCGTTGGCTGCCATTATCAGAACAATAGGAACCATAGAATAAGAATAAAAATAAAAATAAAAATAAAAAACAAATTCAGAATGAAAAGAATCCTTCTACTGTTCTCCTGCATATCAATGTTGTATGGTGTGAATTTACAAGCACAAGACAGATCAAACAACCTGACAGATGGGGAGAAAGCCTATGTCTTGTCAAAATTTTGTACAGAAGTGAAATATAATTATGTATTCTATAACTATTTGACTTTCGACTGGGACAGTCTCTGTTTGGCCACACTGCCCACACTTTTAGCTACAAAATCTAAGGATGAATATGCTCACGAGCTACAACGCTTGTGTACCAAATTGCAAGACGGACACACTTCCATATATGAGGATAATTCGGATAATAACTTGGATTGGATAAAGCCTTTTCCCATCAAGACTAAACGGATAGGTGACCGCGTTTTTGTAACAACCGTGTTAAGTACCAATTTCCAAAAACAAGGCGTTGAAATAGGAAGTGAAATCATAAAAATAGACGGATTAGATGTTATGGAGTATGTAAATCGCTATAAACGCCCCTACACATCATCATCCACCCCGCAATGGTTGGATTATTCGCCTTATGCAGGCTTTGAACTGACGAAGGAGAAGGGTTCAAAAATATCAAAAATTTCATTTAAAAATCGGGACGGTAAAGCCTTTACAGTTGAAAGCCATCGGAACATAAACTGGGATATAGACGCTAATGCGATATTTGATTATAAAACGATAGAAGGTAATGTGGGGTTGTTGAAAATAAATACCTTCATTGGCAATGACTTTAAAAAAGAATTTGATGCGCTATATCAAAACATCAAGAAAACCGATGCTTTGATTATAGATTTGAGGGATAATATGGGCGGGAACTCTGGTAATGCAGATTATATCATTAGCCATTTGTCCATCACGCCTGCAAAGATGGGCAATTGGAGTAGCCGTATGTACATTGCCGCACATGGTTCGTGGGGATATCCGCAAGAGTGGTATATGGAAACGCCGGATGATTTGACACCCATGAATAAAGAAAATGTATATACCAAACCGGTAATAGTGTTGGTAAATGCCGTGACATTCTCATCTGCCGAAAATTTTTGTGTGACTTTTCGTGGTATTAAAAGAGGAGAAATTATAGGAACGCCCACAGGAGGAAGCACTGGCAACCCCATCCACATAGAACTTGGTTATGGGATTTTTGCTCAGATTTGTACTAAAAACGAATGGGATGTGGACGGAAATAAGTTTATTGGCGTTGGAATAAGACCTGATGTAGAAGTAAAGGAAAGCGTGGATACATTTTTGAAAGGAAAAGATATGGTGGTAGGGGAAGCATTGAAACAGATTGGAAAGAATAAAAAATAACGGCAGCCAATAAATAAAACTTCATGTGGTACGCAGTGCCCGGCATAAAGTCCCGGTTGAACCGGGATTCCACTCAGAACATGGCGTTGACCTACGCTATATACAGAGTATGTTGGGACATGAGAGCAGCAAAACCACTGAAGTATATACCCATATTACCACTAAAGGTTTCGATAAAATAAAAAGTTCATTAGATAATTGGGATATTTAAATTATTTTTATATTTGTGAACAGAAAGCAATAACTAATTACGAAATAACCGCCATAATGGTGGTTATACACTCGTTAGCGCCCATTTTATGAAGACACTACCAATCATATTGTTGATTTTTTTATCGTGTGATTTGTTCGGTCAGATTGATTCGCGAAAAGATTGGCCAAAATCGATTCAGAACGAGTTTGATTTGATTAAAGATCAATATATAGATACTTTCTTGATTTATTATGCATATTTAGGACCATGGACAAATCTTCCTGATTCATGTAAAGGGATTCCTTCTGTTTGGATACTTTGGAAAAAGGATAAAAACTATAGTGCCCAACAATTATTTTGTGATTCAATTAATAAAGACTCCCGACAAATCACTGACAAATCATTTACTTATTTTCTTAATCATCGGAAAGACTTTAAATTAAAGGACGAATACTTCAAAAAGACTAAGAATTTACCTCCAATGCAAACTGACGGATTGGAAGAATATCTTATTTTTATGACAAAAAAGGAAAATATCATTTTGAATCTTTCTGATTACCAAAGGGCAGACAATAAATGGAATTCTTTAGAGTGGGTTAAAGTGACGATTGAAGCAATAAATTTAACAAAGAATGAATTGAAAATAAAATAAAAACGGGCGCTAACACCGTATAAATTTTATTGGGGTGGAAGTGCTAATTTTAAAGGCATCGCTGCTACTGAAGCTTTGTGTACCTTGATAGTGAAGTGCTCCGTAGCTCCCCAACAAAACTTATACGTGCCGTTGGCGAGTATTTAAAGAAATTACAAATAGGAGAAATAATGAATAGACTTGTTTTAATATTATTATTGATTTCCACACTTAAGATTCAAGCACAACAAACAGAAAATTCAAATATATATTTGATGGACTTTGATTATTTTATCGAAAATCTGATTGCAACGCATCCGGATCCATTTACGGCTTTTGGAAATGAAATCGGATTTTATGGTGAAAAGCAAAAAATCAAGGAAGAAATAAAAAAAATATCTACGGATGATGAGTTCGTTTTTATACTGAACAAGTTTGTTTCCAGACTTGAAGATGGCCATACTTTCATAAATAAATCCTCAAAATCGAAAAACTCTGAAGTAAAAAATCTACCTGTTAGTTTTAAAGTGGCCTCAGATAAATTGTTTGTGCAAAACACTACAAAAGAATATAAATCTCTTATTGGCAAACCTGTAGTTTCAATTAATAATATTCCAATTGACTCACTTCTGGCAAAAGTGAAGCTATATTATCCAACAGAAAATATTTCAGGAAGTTACTTTAACCTAATAAATATCCTCAAAAGTAATGTATCAGCACAAGAGTTTTTTGATGACAATTTAAATACGCTCAAATTGACTTTTAAAGGAGCTGATTCTGTTCAATCCGTTGTAATTTCATATGTTGATACACTAAATTGGCTTACACAAGAATCTTCGGTTACCATTCCCAACCAAAATGGTTGGATAAATTGTTCTATGATTGGGAAAGACAAGAAGATTGCCTATTTTCAATGGAATAGTATGGTCAGTAGGGAATTATTAGAACATATAGTTCAAGAAAACCCCAAAAACATTGAAGGAAGCCTACAATGGATTTATGGAGGTATGTTAAGAGATAAAAGAACTGGCGATGTTAAAAAAGATATAAACCAAATTCCTGCGGTTTATGAGCAATTTTACCTAATGCTACAAGAAATGAAAGTGAAAGGCTCAAAATACCTTATAATTGACTTACGAAATAACAATGGGGGTTATACATCATTAACTGAACCACTGCTTTACATTTTATTTGGTGAAAAATATTTAAATTTTGACTTTAATGCAGAATATATTGTTAAAATGTCGCCTCTCTTTTTGCGAAAATATGGAATCACAATTGACCAATACAACAACAGCAATAATACTGATTACATGATTGGAGATTATATTTCATCAGATTTTGGAAATATTCAAGGTAATTCTCATGCTGAAAAGGTGGAACACGTTGAAAACGGATATTATGGATTCGGTAAGGATTTTGTGAGAAAATCTATCAATCTTAATTGTAAACCGCAAATTGTTATACTTACATCTATCAACACTTTTAGTGCTGCTTATCATTTCACATACTTCCTAAAAAGAATTGGAAATACAAAAATCATTGGAGTTGCACCAAGACAAGCAGGAAATTCATTTATGGAAAGCACACCATTCGAATTACCAAATACAAAAATAACAGGGAGCATTTCAAACTCAGTACAAATTCTTTATAAGAAGGATACAGAGACCGGTAAACTTTTGCATCCTGACTTTGAAATGACCTGGAAGGAGTTTAGTGAATATCAATTTAACAAAGATGCAGAAGTACTAAAGGCTATTGAATTAATTGAGACAGAAAAGATAAACACTCGCTAACATGCGGTATAAGAAATTGCCAATACAGTAGGTTATTCAAGGGTTGTAGCCCGCTTCAACTTTTGTGTAGCTTGATAGGACATCACCCGCAAACGGCAACTTTTCATACCGCCAGCCGTTATGGCGCATAATATTGATTACATAATACATTAATCTCTGAAATTAATTTTCAGCTAACTAATATATAAGATATGGACGAAAAAATTATTTGGAGCATTGGTTTTGTGCTATTTGTGATAATATTATGTATCGTTAAACCTAATATTGGTCGCATTTTTCTTGGTATCTTCTATCTAATAATGGCAATCGGGATAAATATCGTTAATGCGATAACCAATCCACAATCTACGGTTCAAATGGGAGAAGCGTCACTTATAGGATTCTATAGGATAATATTTTCAGAAGTTGTATCAAAGATTCCTGTTCTATTTATATTGGCAATAGCATTATTTCAGATTACTATGGGATTATTGATACTTAACAAGCATAAATATGTAAAGTATGGACTAATAGGCACCTCAATTTTTTTAATTCTTATAACCCCATTTGGTTATATTCAGATACCCTGGTTAGGAATTGCTGCAATACAGTTGTATTTGTTGACAAAAGATTTTGATAAAACCTTTATTGAAATCACAGGTTCGTTATTTCGTCGAGATAAACACTAATAATTACGCGCCAAAATAAATAGGACTTCATGTGGTACGCAGTGCCCGGCATGAAGTCCCGGTTAAACCGGGATTCCACTCGGAACATGGCGTTGACCTGCGCTATATACAGTCCATGCCGGGACATGAGAGCAGCAAAACCATTGAAAATATTTACGCACATAACAACCAAAGGATTTGATAAAATAACAATGTCTGTTGGATGATTTGGATATTTAAATTATTTTTATATTTGTGAACGGAAAGCAATAACTAATCACGAAATAAATGCTATATGGTGGTTATACAACCGTTGGCAGTAATTTTAAAACCACCCATAAAACAAGAATAGACAAGATGAAAAAAGGGATTTTATTTTTAGCAATTTCATTGAGCTTGGGATTGACTTCACTTAAAGCTCAAATTACTATTAGAGAAACTAATATTGTTGAAAAAGCAATTTTTAAACCTAAGCAATTTGATAGTTTGTCAAACATAACAATGCAAAAACACCCAATAGACTACAAAAAATACATTGGTTACAAATTATTTTTTCTACCTAAATCTAAAAATTATAAAACACAGTATAGCTCTGATAATAAGGAAAGAATCATTGATTTCTTATTTTCTAATGATACCACCCAAATAATAAAAGATGGAAAAATTCCTTTTGAAAAAATTACTTTGGCTCAAATTTTTGGAGACCCAAAAAGCCTTAAAGGAGGAGCATTAGAACAATACAATGAAAGAAAGAAAAAATATGAAAATATAGATAAGGCACAAACAAATATTTACATGCCTCATTTCTACCATGAACGAACGGACGAAACTGATGGAACAATTTCTGGTGAAATTGGAACTTTTCCGGATAGTGTATATGGAAAATATTTTACTATTATTGATATTAAGGGTAAAGAACCTTACGGTTCTAAAGAATTTAAAAAATTAGAAGATATTGATTTGGAAGATGGAAGAGATTGGCAATTAAGCCTTAAAATAACTCTAAGAAATGAATCAAATAAAGACACATTGTATTGGATTGTAGACCAAGCAAGATTTATAGGTAATCCGTTTTTTCTTGTTCCTTATTTTGAAAAGCAAAGGAATATTTATTTGAATAAAAATCTTGTGTTGAGATATAGTGATAGAACTAATACTAAACTTGAAAATTTGATAGACGTAAAAACTGGAGCCACAATAAACATCAAATATGGTGAAACTTGGACTTGTTCTGATATTAGCTTTGTTGATTCAAAAGATTCATATTATTTGAAATGTTTTTATTTTCTTAAAAATAATGACAGAGAAGTTAAAATTGAATTAGAAAGTGGTCTAGTAGATGATTATTTTATGCTTGAAACAGAATTTAAAAAACAAGAACTTGAAAAGCAGAAAAAAGAAGAACAACGTCAAAAAGAACAGCAGAAACGAGAAAAGAAAGAACAACAAGAGAAAATTAAGTTTAGAAATGATTGTATTGTAAAATGGGGACAAAAAATGGGCGGATACATTGCAGACGGTAAAGTTGTGTTAGGAATGAATAAAGAAATGTGCATTGCTTCTTGGGGAAGCCCTATTGACATTAATCGAACGATTATAAAAGGACTTATGTCAGAACAATGGGTATATGGTTGGGGAACTTATTTATATTTTGACAACGGTGTGTTAAGTGCAATACAAGATTAAAAACCATTATGATAAAACGAGACGATTACATAAATCTAATTGAAGAAATTAGAAATACAGATAAAAAATCGTTAGATGAGTTTATTGAAAAGGTAATTGAACCTTTACGAAATGAGAATAAAAATTTCATTGAAGTGTTATATAAAGACATTCATTATCTTATTAAAGACATTGATAAAGAAGGCGAAAACAATTTGGTTATTGAGAATGGTGGACTTGTGATTGAAGATGGTGGTTTGAAATTAACGGGATACCAATCAAGATTACATAATTTAGCAATTTGGTTACATATGGAAATTTGCAAAAAACTAATTGAAGAAAGCCCTTTTACTTTTGTTGAAAAAATGGAAAATTTTGAAAGAAACTTTTTAAATAAACCAAATTACACGCCTGAATACAAAGCAAAACTTGACAAAATAAAAAGAAGTTTAAAAAAAGAACGAAAACTTAATTTAGGAGAGAAAGAGAATTTTGGGAACAAGATTTTTGACATTGACAACCTTGAATTAAAACCAAATATTGCTGGTATTGGAATAAATGGGAATAACATAATTAATAAATTTAGAAAAACTTGATAATAGAATAAAAACTACTGCCAATAATAAATAGGACTTCATGTGGTACGCAGTGCCCGGCATGAAGTCCCGGTTGAACAAAATTCATAGGAGTTTTTTTCTATGGAGATAACAATGAGAAAAAGTAGAAGGGAAAAGTATAATCCGAGTAAAACAGGAGGGTTGGTTATTCCGGATTTGGAGTAACCGGTTAATTTCTTTAATGAGTTTTGCCTTTAAATGGTTTGATTTGCTACAAATAGCAAATGTAAAGGCAATAGCCCCGGCTGAGCGCTCCCGATAGTCATAGGGATGTTTTTTCGCTTGGAATATAGTGGAATTGATAATTAAGAAAAATAAAAACAGAAAACTATAAATTATCAAAGGATATGGGCAGGGTTGGGAATTCAGATAAGCGGGGAGCTGCACTATTCTATGACAAAATTCGCCAAATTAATTTTCTTTTTGATTGCTAAAAAATTGGTATTTTTGCATTATGAAAACATTACAAGAAATAAAAAACACTTTGGGTAGTCATAAAATAAGATTGTTTCATGATTATTCATTAAAATCAATGGCAATTTTTGGCTCTTATTCTCGTAGAGAACAAAAAGACTCAAGTGATTTGGATATTCTTGTTGAATTTTCCGACAGAATTGGTGTGAAATTTATTGATTTAGCCGAAGAACTAGAAAATATTGTTGGATTGAAGGTGGATTTAGTTTCAAAAAATGGGATTAAGGAAAAGTATTTAAAATCAATTGATTCAGATTTGATATATGTCTAAGCGTGATACTTTATTGTTGTTAGATGATATGTTGCAATCGGCGCAAAAGATTAAGCGATATACAAAAGACATTGATTATGGTTCATTTTTAGCTGATGATAAGACTATTGACGCTGTAGTTCGGAATTTTGAAATAATTGGAGAAGCTGCCAATCACATTGACCCGGATTTTAGAGATTCAAATCCACAGATTGAATGGAAAAGAATACGCGGGTTTCGTAATCGGATTGTTCACGATTATTTTGGGGTTGATTATGAAATTGTTTGGAGCATTGTAGAAACGTATTTAGATGAAATGATAGATCGGTTGGATACGATATTTGAAGATAATAAAGCCACATAGCCCCGGCTTGAGCGCTCCCGATAGTCATCGAGATGTATTTCTGCAACAAACTATGATAAAAACATACACTAAGCAATTCAATTAGCTAATTAACTAATTAGCTAATTAAAAAATTCTTTCAGATATTTTGGATTTTTTAAAAATTATTATATTTGCGAGGGAAAAAATAAAGAAATAGCCATTTGGTAGTTATAAGGATGTAGGGCAAATGGTAAAAAAGATCGCGTGTGTAACAAATTAAAAGATAATAGATTTATGAAAAAGACTTATTTGTTGATTTTTCTTATAGTACTATTTATTATCAGTTGCTCCAAAGAGGATAATGAATTTCGGTTGTCTGATTTTAGTATACCTACTATAAATGGCTATTATCAAAGAGATTTAGTAGCAAATATTATAGGGATAGTTGGAACTCCAAATGTTCGATTGGGCAATAGTACAGGTTTTAATAATTCAATATATTATTTTTTTTGTTATCCAAATCCGTGTTCCAAAGGTTTATGTGCTATTCATATAAAAGCACCAATAAAGAATGAGATAAAGAAATTATGGATAACTCCGGCTTATTTTAATAATCAGGGTTCAAATAATTCAATAGATTTAAATAATTCTAGTAATATTTTTATAGGAGGTTCCCCGGTATTTCAAACTGAATTTACATCAAATGATTTAACTGTTAATTTATCTCAAATTCCCAATGGTTATTATAGGATTTATTTAAAAGTAAATGGCTATTTATTATACGACAATCTTCTTATTTATAAACTCAATAAATAATAAAATGAAAAAGATAATTATTGTTATCGCATTCTTAACTTTTTTTTCCTCTAACTATTTGTTTTCGCAAACTGACAGAAAAATTGGATTAAGTGGTTCTGTCCAAAGTAGTCAATTTGGAATATCTTTACCTATTTGGTTAGGGGAAAAATTTGTATTAGCACCTGCATTAGATTTTGAATATGCAGAAAAGATAGGAACAGATTTTTCAATAGGTTTAGCTCCTAGGTTTTATTTTAAAAAGGATAAACTATCGCCATATTTTGGTTTGAAATTAGGTACTTTGATAAATATCCCTTCGTCAGATAATACAATAGATTCAAAGACGAAGTATGATTTTATTGGAGGTTTAGCCTTTGGAGCAGAGTACTTTTTAGGGGATAATTTTAGCCTAGGAGTTGAAGCTCAGGGAAATTTTACAAAATCCGATAAAAATTCGAATAGATTTGGAAATTCTGGTGGATTGAACTTTAATACAGCCACAATGATTTTTGCAACGATATATTTCTAAAAACAACTTGCTCTAATAAATAGGACTTCATGTGGCACGCAGTGCCCGGCATGAAGTCCCGGTTGAACAAAATTCATAGGAGTTCTTTTCTATGGAGATAACAATAAGAACGAAATAGTGATGGGTGATGATGATAAACATTTGTATTACAGGATATCTATATTAAAAAGAAATACAGAAAAACGTTTTGAAGTATACCTAACAACAATCGTTAAATTCAAAAATAACTGGGGAAAGATTTACTTTGCATTTATAAAACCATTTCATAAAATGGTAGTTAAGTCCATGTTGAAAAAATTATAAAAAACACGAACAAGCAACAAGATGAAAGAGACAATAAAGTTTGATAAAGTTGCCGATATATACGATTTCTACGTCAATGTTGATTTTGATTTACCTTTTTTCCTAAAAGAGACCGGAGGTGTTAAAAGTGAGATATTGGAATTAATGTGTGGAACAGGGCGGGTATCAATTCCGCTGCTTGAATCCGGAAGACAAATGACCTGCATTGATTATTCAAAAGGAATGTTAGAAGCATTTGAGCAAAAAATTAAAAACAAAAATTATCCGGTCAATTTATTTCAAATGGATATAACAAACCTGGATTTAAATAAAAAATATGGTTTGATAATATTGCCATTTCATTCAATAACTGAGATAATAGCAACTGAATTGCAGATAAAAGCATTACAATCAATCTCCTTACATCTTGACAAAAACGGAATTTTTATTTTAACACTTCAAAATCCCAAAACCCGACTAAAATTAGCAGACGGGATCCTAAGGACAATGGGAAAATTTCCCATTGGTAAAAATAGACAAATGATTATTTCATATATGAATCAATACAGCGAATCAGACAAGATAGTTTCAGGATTTCAATTCTATGAAATATTTGATTCGACAAATACTATGGTTGAAAAAAGATTTCTGGAGATAAATTTTAAGCCAATAACTAATTCAGAATTAAGGGATATGATTAAGACAACCGGATTAGAAGTAGTTGAAATGTTTGGAGATTACTCCTATAGTAATTTTGACGAAGAGACAAGTAACTTTATGATTTATAAAATGATAAAAAAATAAAGCACAAACGCACAACAAGGGCTCATACACCATGCGGGTTTCGGAGGTTTACGATTGTAAGTGCCTTATATTATCTTTGGTTGTCGGAGGAATAGAGACGTAGCCCGTACTCCCCAACGTTTCATATTGCCATCGTTAATACTAAAAAAAACTCACTAACAAAAATAACTGAAATGGAATTAGAAGATTTTGGATATAATGATAAACTCGAAAAGTTAAGGATTGAGAATAACCTTAAAGACTTTGAGATTGGCAGGATCGTTTCGGAACATAAAGAAAGATATATTGTTAAGACAGGAAAAGGAGAATTAGAAGCAGAGGTAACAGGAAATTTGCGATTTTCAGCAAAGAGTCGTGAAGATTTTCCCGCAGTAGGCGATTGGGTTACATTGACAACTTATGATTCTGATTTTGGAATAATTCACAAGATTTTATCTAGATTTTCAGTTATTAAAAGACAAGCAGTAGGCCAATTTGGAGAGATTCAGATAATAGCAACAAATATTGATTACGCCTTTATAATCCAGGCTGTTGACAGGGATTTTAATATCAACAGGCTTGAAAGATATCTTACCATATGCAATTCATCAAAGGTAAGCCCCATTATAATACTCAGTAAGATTGATTTAATAAATGAGCATCAGGTTTCTGAAATATTGAAGAATATAAAAGCTCGGATTAAAAATGTTCCGATTATTGCAATAAGTAACAAATCACAGGATGGATACGACACAATAAAAAAGACTATTGAAAAAGGGAAAACATATTGCATGCTTGGTTCTTCAGGTGTTGGAAAATCCACACTAATCAATAATCTTTCAGGTAAAACCATCATGCAAACTGATACAATAAGCCAGGCTACAAACAAGGGGAGACACGTTACAAGTCACAGAGAATTGATTATCCTGGAAAATGGCGGAATATTAGTTGACAATCCTGGGATGAGAGAAGTAGGTATTGCCGATTCAACAAGTGGATTAGAAATCACATTCGACATGATTGTCGGCTTTTCTCAAAATTGCAAGTTCAAAAATTGTAGCCACACAAACGAGATTGGATGTTCGGTTCTTGAAGCCGTTGAAAAAGGAGAAATAGACAAAGCTTCCTACGAAAATTACTTAAAAATGGAAAGAGAAAAAGCTTATTTTGAATCAACGGTTGCTGAAAGACAAAAAAAAGATAAAGACTTCGGAAAAATGCTAAAGAACTATAAAAAAGACATGAACAAAAATAAATACTAAGCACAACACACAGTATCCAATAAGGGTTCCAGTGGTAATTGGAACATTCTGCCCCACACAAAAATTTGTGTAGCCTGACAAGTGTATGAAGCCCGCAATACTATACTGTTTCTACACTTAACCATTGTGCATCATTGGGAACAAAAAAAATAACCAAAAACTAAAAGCTATCTGATAAGATCATTTACACGCTACCGCTCTTGAAAAAAGGGAAGAATGTTACTTGAAACCTATCAAAATTAGCAGAAATTTGTGGTTTAATATTTTCCGAAACATTTATCATTAATCATTTCCCCTTTTTCCATATCCTTCGCAACAATGCATAAGCTATTCCGGCAAAAGTGATGAATGCACCAATCCATACCACAAGAATATTGGGAAAAATTATGGCTTTCACCACTATGTATTCAGGGTTCTTTTCATAAATGCCCAATACAATATGCTGTGGTATATCGGAAACTTTCTCAAAACGAATTTTCAACCCGTCTTCCCTGCAAAATCTATCGGAAAATGCTACAGAATCGCCGTCTACTATGTATGAAACGTCCTGTTTCTGCTTTTTCCCTTTTGCATTTATAAAAGTGTAGTAAGCCGTAATCCTCGCATTAAACTTTTTGTCGCTGTACGATTCCACTTTCAAATTATCGAGTACAATTTTATTCCCGTTAGCCCGCAAAGTATCACCCTTTTTCATTTCCTGCTGATGCAACAATGAATATCTGCTGCCTCCCAAAACCGACTGAACATCGGCAAAAGTGATATACACATAAATATCCTTGCCTATGAAATGTTTGGTTGATGGTTCGTGAACATTTCCCATACGTGGATTTATGTTTATAGAGGGAGAAAGCCGGAAGAGAGGCTTTGAAAGACTATCGGGGCGGGAAGCATAAAAATCGAGATTATA harbors:
- a CDS encoding DUF86 domain-containing protein, translated to MSKRDTLLLLDDMLQSAQKIKRYTKDIDYGSFLADDKTIDAVVRNFEIIGEAANHIDPDFRDSNPQIEWKRIRGFRNRIVHDYFGVDYEIVWSIVETYLDEMIDRLDTIFEDNKAT
- the rsgA gene encoding ribosome small subunit-dependent GTPase A; this translates as MELEDFGYNDKLEKLRIENNLKDFEIGRIVSEHKERYIVKTGKGELEAEVTGNLRFSAKSREDFPAVGDWVTLTTYDSDFGIIHKILSRFSVIKRQAVGQFGEIQIIATNIDYAFIIQAVDRDFNINRLERYLTICNSSKVSPIIILSKIDLINEHQVSEILKNIKARIKNVPIIAISNKSQDGYDTIKKTIEKGKTYCMLGSSGVGKSTLINNLSGKTIMQTDTISQATNKGRHVTSHRELIILENGGILVDNPGMREVGIADSTSGLEITFDMIVGFSQNCKFKNCSHTNEIGCSVLEAVEKGEIDKASYENYLKMEREKAYFESTVAERQKKDKDFGKMLKNYKKDMNKNKY
- a CDS encoding S41 family peptidase — encoded protein: MKRILLLFSCISMLYGVNLQAQDRSNNLTDGEKAYVLSKFCTEVKYNYVFYNYLTFDWDSLCLATLPTLLATKSKDEYAHELQRLCTKLQDGHTSIYEDNSDNNLDWIKPFPIKTKRIGDRVFVTTVLSTNFQKQGVEIGSEIIKIDGLDVMEYVNRYKRPYTSSSTPQWLDYSPYAGFELTKEKGSKISKISFKNRDGKAFTVESHRNINWDIDANAIFDYKTIEGNVGLLKINTFIGNDFKKEFDALYQNIKKTDALIIDLRDNMGGNSGNADYIISHLSITPAKMGNWSSRMYIAAHGSWGYPQEWYMETPDDLTPMNKENVYTKPVIVLVNAVTFSSAENFCVTFRGIKRGEIIGTPTGGSTGNPIHIELGYGIFAQICTKNEWDVDGNKFIGVGIRPDVEVKESVDTFLKGKDMVVGEALKQIGKNKK
- a CDS encoding class I SAM-dependent methyltransferase codes for the protein MKETIKFDKVADIYDFYVNVDFDLPFFLKETGGVKSEILELMCGTGRVSIPLLESGRQMTCIDYSKGMLEAFEQKIKNKNYPVNLFQMDITNLDLNKKYGLIILPFHSITEIIATELQIKALQSISLHLDKNGIFILTLQNPKTRLKLADGILRTMGKFPIGKNRQMIISYMNQYSESDKIVSGFQFYEIFDSTNTMVEKRFLEINFKPITNSELRDMIKTTGLEVVEMFGDYSYSNFDEETSNFMIYKMIKK
- a CDS encoding nucleotidyltransferase family protein, whose amino-acid sequence is MKTLQEIKNTLGSHKIRLFHDYSLKSMAIFGSYSRREQKDSSDLDILVEFSDRIGVKFIDLAEELENIVGLKVDLVSKNGIKEKYLKSIDSDLIYV
- a CDS encoding S41 family peptidase; protein product: MNRLVLILLLISTLKIQAQQTENSNIYLMDFDYFIENLIATHPDPFTAFGNEIGFYGEKQKIKEEIKKISTDDEFVFILNKFVSRLEDGHTFINKSSKSKNSEVKNLPVSFKVASDKLFVQNTTKEYKSLIGKPVVSINNIPIDSLLAKVKLYYPTENISGSYFNLINILKSNVSAQEFFDDNLNTLKLTFKGADSVQSVVISYVDTLNWLTQESSVTIPNQNGWINCSMIGKDKKIAYFQWNSMVSRELLEHIVQENPKNIEGSLQWIYGGMLRDKRTGDVKKDINQIPAVYEQFYLMLQEMKVKGSKYLIIDLRNNNGGYTSLTEPLLYILFGEKYLNFDFNAEYIVKMSPLFLRKYGITIDQYNNSNNTDYMIGDYISSDFGNIQGNSHAEKVEHVENGYYGFGKDFVRKSINLNCKPQIVILTSINTFSAAYHFTYFLKRIGNTKIIGVAPRQAGNSFMESTPFELPNTKITGSISNSVQILYKKDTETGKLLHPDFEMTWKEFSEYQFNKDAEVLKAIELIETEKINTR